TATGGAAATATTGACAATGTGACTATTCCTAATGCCTATTTGGATGGAGAAAAGATCAAACTCAGTAACGGTACGACAACAACTGTTAAATATTATATAGATATGTCCAGATCTTCAAGCGGAAATAATACTTGGTATCCTGTTAATATGAAGATAGGACTAGGCTACAAAGAGGGTAATGAATATAAATTTTTTAATGGTGCATACACATTTAAAAATGGTGATTTTCAACTTTATACGGCAACATTATACAAAGAGTTAACAACCGTTATTGACCATTCAAAATTATCAATTGGATCGAAGATTTATATTCTCTACGAAAACTATAAGCCCAATGTCCCTGAGTCTGGATGGCGTACTGAGGCATATGTATCAAACGGAGGAGTCATCGCTTATGATTTTATACCGGGAACAGCAACGCCAGATTCAGGAAACCCGGTAATAGGTGTCCCTCCTGCATTTACTGCGCCAGAAATTGGTTCTGTTCCTCTCTACGAATACATATCTGGAAAAAAAAGACAGTTGTCCACTACGTACTATTCAAGCTACCCTGGCTTCACATATAATGGCATTTTTGGATATGTTTTTACTTCTGCTAAAACGGGAACTGTTCCTTTGTATAGGTATACTCATCCCACTAATGGAAATTCTTATTACACCATTACATTAACGACAACTTCCGGTTACAACTACGATGGAATTGTTTGTTATGTTTATGAAAATCAAGAAACTAATGCTTTTCCTGTTTATGAAAATTATTCTTCATCATTGGGAAGCTTTCATCGATATTCAAACTCTCCAGACATATTTCCTGGCTACAGATTTGATGGCATAAAATTTTATATTCTTCAAAATCTATCTCCAGTGCCGATTTATCAATTCTATTATGGTGCCGGACATGATCATTATGCTTCGCCAGAAATAGATGCCACAACTGGGTTCACTGGTTGGCAATCCTTGGGAGTTGATTTTAAAGCTTTTAAAATCCAAGCTCCAGAAACAGTTCCTGTTTATTTATTTTATAATGACTCTGTTGTAGATCACTTTATATCTACTGATAGGAATGCTGTTAATGGTTATGCTAATTGGGAATACAGGGGCATTTCATTTTATGCATACTCAACTCAAGTTCCCGGTACTATTCCAATATATTTGTTTGGGTATAATGGAGGGAGTGTTAATCATTATACTACTTCAAATCCTAATATTCATCTTCAGTATTCCAATTGGTCAAGAGTTGGCGTAGCATTTTATGCATACCCGGCAAATTAGGTAGTGTATTATTACTTACAAACAAATCAATTAGATAATGTTGTTTTTTAAGACTATAATCATAATATAATTTAATTAATCATCTGTATATAATAGATGAATTTGAAAGAGCTTGTATCATAAATCATGATTTCAGGCTCTTTTTAGTTTCACCCCACTTTCTTACTGAGATTAATCATTTTTTTTCCTTTTTTTAGTAGAAAAAACTAAGGCACAAAATATGGACTTAAGCACAATAATTAATGACAAAACAAAGGCAATACAATTTATTAATCAAAATTTTACTTCAAATGAAGATCAGTCCCCATTGAGTCCATTCGCCCCATTATTTATGTATCGAATTAATAGGATCATTAAAGACAAATCAATTTCATTTAATTTTTATGGGATTCCAAGCCTTACTATTGATGCGTATATCAAGAGCAAAACTGAGTTTACAATATATTTTAGTGCAAAAATCAAAGATATGCTCGGTTTTAATAAAATAACTAATCAACTAGGATATCCTGTGAATATAACCGTTGAAGATTATGATGCAGGTGATTTCGATTTTTTGAACTGGCGACAAGATGGGTTCGAAATTTTCGCATCACATCTTCATAGGGAAGAAGCAAATATTCTATTTACCATCGGAAATATCTCTTTTAAAGAGCTTTTAAAAATTGATAATATTGAAAGATCAAATGGTAATTGATAATGCAATACTTTTCTAGATCAAACACAAAGCCGAGAACATTTTAGCCAATCTATAAAGAATAATGGGCTCAACCTCATCTTTTTTTTATGACTACGATTCCCACAAAAAAACCGGAAGATTATTCATCCTCCGGTTTTTTTTATTTTAGCTAAACAGGATACTAAATATGTATTGCCCTGTTTTCAGTTGCAGCCATTGCTGCTTCTTTCAATGCTTCAGTATAAGTTGGGTGAGCATGGCAAATTCTTGCAATATCTTCAGCCGATGCGCGGAACTCCATAGCTACAACCGCCTCAGCGATCATATCTGCAGCACGTGGGCCAATCATGTGTACACCTAAAATTTCGTCAGTTTTAGCATCTGCCAATACTTTTACAAAACCATCAGTATCCATACTAGCTTTAGCACGTCCACTAGCTTTGAAAGGGAATGAACCTGCTTTGTATTGAATACCTTGCTCTTTCAATTGCTCTTCAGTATAACCTACTGAGGCAACCTCAGGCCAAGTATAAACAACACCTGGAATCAAGTTGTAATTGATATGTGGTTTTTGTCCTGCAAGTCTCTCTGCAACATAAATACCTTCATCTTCCGCTTTATGCGCAAGCATCGCACCTTTAATTACATCACCAATAGCATATACACCTGGCACAGTAGTTTCAAGATGATCATTTACAGGAATTTTGTTTCCTCTTTCTTCAGTTTTGATGCCGATATTTTCTAAGCCCAATCCTTCAGTATAAGCTGTACGTCCAACCGCAACGATGCAATAATCAGCTTCAAAGCTAACCTCTTCACCTTTAGCATTAGTAGCCGTAACAGTTACTTTTTTACCTTTAACAGTAGCTCCGGTCACTTTATGGCCCATGAAGAACTCCATACCAAGAGATTTTTTCAATACACGTTGCAGCTCTTTACCTAAACCTGCATCCATTGTACCTATAATAGAAGGCATAAACTCAATTACAGAAACCTTAGTTCCTAAACGCGCATATACAGAACCTAACTCTAAGCCAATTACCCCGCCACCAATAACAATCATTTGTTTTGGAACCTCAGTAATATTTAAAGCTTCAGTAGAAGTAATGATGCGTTTTTTATCGATTGGTAAGAAAGGCAATGCTGTAGGTTTAGAACCCGAAGCAATGATTACATTTTTAGCGG
This is a stretch of genomic DNA from Candidatus Pedobacter colombiensis. It encodes these proteins:
- the lpdA gene encoding dihydrolipoyl dehydrogenase codes for the protein MQYDVVVIGSGPGGYVGAIRCAQLGLKTAVIEKYKTFGGTCLNVGCIPSKALLDSSEHFHNAAHTFSTHGINLKDLKVDMAQMIARKDDVVAQNTAGIQYLFKKNKIDSFEGVGSFVDKNTIKITKDGKSETITAKNVIIASGSKPTALPFLPIDKKRIITSTEALNITEVPKQMIVIGGGVIGLELGSVYARLGTKVSVIEFMPSIIGTMDAGLGKELQRVLKKSLGMEFFMGHKVTGATVKGKKVTVTATNAKGEEVSFEADYCIVAVGRTAYTEGLGLENIGIKTEERGNKIPVNDHLETTVPGVYAIGDVIKGAMLAHKAEDEGIYVAERLAGQKPHINYNLIPGVVYTWPEVASVGYTEEQLKEQGIQYKAGSFPFKASGRAKASMDTDGFVKVLADAKTDEILGVHMIGPRAADMIAEAVVAMEFRASAEDIARICHAHPTYTEALKEAAMAATENRAIHI